From a region of the Daphnia pulicaria isolate SC F1-1A chromosome 1, SC_F0-13Bv2, whole genome shotgun sequence genome:
- the LOC124342464 gene encoding uncharacterized protein LOC124342464 → MIEANKGPFAKIGNILRKNPENSLETLDDITDLVMNQKKVLGQFKSSNLVLIREDMKTNGKCRLYMAEKSFDELTISFGIPKNSHVLNHFLSHEIVWLKQSGMLDYLEHFYWPQKNRCSAPISTKPSSKNEKLTFDYLSGAFLLLGVGLIMSIVAFLIELFTHHCCCRQRNNKRPFSGIEALTDE, encoded by the exons ATGATc GAAGCAAATAAAGGTCCCTTTGCTAAGATTGGCAACATTTTACGAAAGAATCCGGAAAATTCGTTAGAGACGCTAGACGACATAACAGATTTGGTgatgaatcaaaaaaaggttttaggCCAG TTCAAATCATCTAATCTGGTACTGATCCGAGAAGatatgaaaacaaatggaaaGTGTCGGTTGTATATGGCAGAAAAATCATTCGACGAGCTTACCATCAGTTTCGGAATTCCAAAAAATAGTCATGTCTTGAATCATTTCTTAAGTCACGA AATCGTGTGGCTAAAGCAATCGGGAATGTTAGATTATTTGGAACATTTCTACTGGCCACAGAAAAACCGCTGCTCAGCTCCGATTTCGACGAAACCATCATCGAAAAACGAGAAGTTGACATTCGATTACCTTTCTGGCGCCTTTCTGTTGCTTGGCGTCGGACTGATAATGTCCATTGTCGCTTTTCTTATCGAATTATTTACTCATCATTGCTGCTGTCGTCAGAGGAATAATAAGCGCCCTTTTTCTGGCATAGAGGCTTTAACTGATGAATAG
- the LOC124326769 gene encoding nucleoporin Nup188-like: MEKSKHMKTLWSILSGTNQPSSLDVVGPFVEGAKDWLISGLQHFRARGEDSSLATNTFSTVLGQAIQLKAEDTSELLDSYRKNEYRGTADQFESLLKNKHIHPGLLAELCQFYQKERLYLLHCIEFLIKKAHNTHPYSNIIEGFLEAYNSKGELKKSLLTQLKMLSKSNPPQQSGLVTPAMIKLWWSSHSQEILLVLQCLMHYSEIHSLDAEDFLEILSTCGKLSCDMEESFHSVWHMQATLLVKVVQSKDNFQAFRPKNTAIEEELERISNIAEYSPLLLAWMLNHYTSETPISGSKFQQFGEKAIEQRALKIIADIGNDTIFQGESTLREAVCRTLNNLLAVLVSSFDTERLASQADLRSATCSVLRGSSRAAENFWTPDQGLNFVWSETVSQFPLEMVALLELSKAAAHYSNENKIKICREIQELPNFMEPIENIPDSSLKWTTAGVVVLLQTHYPYKNVGCKEVLLPR; this comes from the exons ATGGAAAAGAGCAA GCACATGAAAACGTTATGGTCTATTTTGTCTGGTACCAACCAACCTTCATCACTTGATGTTGTTGGCCCATTTGTTGAAGGTGCTAAAGACTGGCTCATTTCTGGGTTGCAACACTTCAGGGCGAGAGGTGAAGATTCTAGTCTCGCCACCAATACGTTTTCCACTGTTCTTGGCCAAGCCATTCAATTGAAAGCAGAAGATACATCTGAATTACTAGACAGCTACAGAAAAAATGAGTATCGTGGAACTGCAGACCAGTTTGAAAGTCTCTTAAAAAACAAGCATATTCATCCTGGACTTTTAGCTGAACTCTGTCAGTTTTATCAGAAAGAAAGGCTCTACCTTCTGCATTGCATAGAGTTTCTTATAAAAAAAGCTCACAACACACATCCATACTCCAACATTATTGAAGGGTTTCTAGAAGCTTACAACAGTAAAGGTGAATTGAAGAAATCTCTCCTGACTCAACTGAAGATGCTCAGTAAAAGCAATCCTCCTCAGCAGTCTGGACTTGTCACACCAGCAATGATTAAATTGTGGTGGAGTTCACATTCACAAGAAATTCTTTTAGTCCTCCAGTGCTTGATGCACTATTCAGAGATTCACAGCCTAGATGCCGAAGACTTTTTAGAAATCCTGTCAACTTGTGGCAAACTCTCTTGTGATATGGAAGAAAGTTTTCATAGTGTTTGGCACATGCAAGCTACACTTTTGGTGAAAGTTGTTCAGTCGAAAGATAA ttttcaagctttcaGACCGAAGAATACAGCAATTGAAGAGGAATTGGAAAGAATATCTAATATTGCAGAGTACTCTCCACTGCTCCTTGCTTGGATGCTAAATCATTATACGTCGGAAACCCCTATCAGTGGGTCTAAATTTCAGCAGTTTGGCGAAAAAGCAATTGAGCAGAGGGCGTTAAAAATAATTGCTGATATCGGAAACGACACCATTTTCCAG GGCGAATCCACTCTACGTGAGGCAGTTTGTCGAACTTTGAACAATCTCCTTGCAGTATTAGTCAGTAGTTTCGACACGGAAAGGCTGGCTAGCCAAGCGGATTTGCGTTCAGCAACCTGTAGTGTACTTCGTGGAAGTTCTCGTGCTGCCGAAAATTTCTGGACACCCGATCAAggactaaattttgtttggagcGAAACAGTGAGCCAGTTCCCTTTAGAAATGGTTGCTTTGTTGGAACTTTCCAAAGCCGCCGCTCATTATTCAAACGAGAATAAAATCAAG ATTTGTCGAGAGATCCAAGAGCTTCCCAATTTTATGGAACCGATTGAAAACATACCCGATTCATCGTTAAAATGGACTACTGCAGGTGTAGTCGTCTTGCTCCAAACGCATTACCCTTACAAAAATGTTGGATGCAAAGAAGTGCTATTACCACGCTGA